The proteins below are encoded in one region of Stenotrophomonas bentonitica:
- a CDS encoding M949_RS01915 family surface polysaccharide biosynthesis protein: protein MPTRLPAPGLIGLLRPALLGTACAALAACDDAAPSAQLPGLTLLPAQDVAADPMPGSDDALRRVHYRDLHGEGVLVLERSAAVIDDPAGNGTLDVAILTARLYIRPAPRTGWTKQWQRQIRQPCAGPVLEAAWLLQHVGATDLDGDGQAEITLASHTFCGGGSDPHQLHVSLIDGSTSYGIEGETRLDATGQGRFDGERHQSPSLAMAPPVFVQHLDTLWSALGDTSTTHARQAH, encoded by the coding sequence ATGCCCACCCGTCTTCCTGCCCCCGGCCTGATCGGCCTGCTCCGCCCTGCCCTGCTGGGCACCGCCTGCGCCGCCCTGGCCGCCTGTGACGACGCCGCGCCGTCCGCGCAGCTGCCCGGCCTGACCCTGTTGCCTGCGCAGGACGTGGCCGCCGACCCCATGCCCGGCAGCGACGACGCGCTGCGCCGCGTACACTACCGCGACCTGCATGGCGAAGGGGTGCTGGTGCTGGAACGCAGCGCGGCGGTGATCGACGACCCCGCAGGCAACGGCACGCTCGACGTGGCGATCCTGACCGCGCGGCTGTACATCCGACCAGCGCCCCGCACCGGGTGGACCAAGCAGTGGCAGCGCCAGATCCGCCAGCCCTGTGCCGGTCCGGTGCTGGAAGCGGCCTGGCTGCTGCAGCACGTGGGCGCCACCGACCTGGACGGCGACGGCCAGGCCGAGATCACCCTGGCCAGCCACACCTTCTGCGGCGGCGGCAGCGACCCGCACCAGCTGCACGTGAGCCTGATCGACGGCAGCACCAGCTACGGCATCGAGGGCGAGACCCGGCTGGACGCCACCGGCCAGGGGCGGTTCGACGGCGAACGCCACCAAAGCCCAAGCCTGGCCATGGCCCCGCCCGTGTTCGTGCAGCACCTGGACACGCTCTGGTCCGCGCTGGGCGACACCTCCACCACGCACGCCCGACAGGCCCACTGA
- the lldD gene encoding FMN-dependent L-lactate dehydrogenase LldD, which translates to MIISASTDYRAAAQRRLPPFLFHYADGGAYAEHTLRRNVDDLADIALRQRVLRDMGALSLDSELLGERMAMPVALGPVGLTGMFARRGEVQAARAAASRGIPFTLSTVSVCPIEEVAPAIGRPMWFQLYVLKDRGFMRNALERAKAAGVTTLVFTVDMPVPGARYRDAHSGMSGPNAAMRRMLQAVTHPRWAWDVGLRGRPHDLGNISAYRGSPTGLADYIGWLGSNFDPSISWKDLEWIREFWSGPMVIKGILDPDDARDAVRFGADGIVVSNHGGRQLDGVLSTARALPAIAAAVKGEVEILVDSGIRTGLDVVRMLALGADGVLLGRAFVYALATHGEAGVANLLDLIAKEMRVAMTLIGARTLADISEDSLAPSVIRT; encoded by the coding sequence ATGATCATTTCCGCTTCCACCGACTACCGCGCTGCCGCGCAGCGCCGGCTGCCGCCGTTCCTGTTCCACTATGCCGACGGCGGTGCCTACGCCGAGCACACCTTGCGCCGCAACGTGGACGACCTGGCCGACATCGCACTGCGCCAGCGCGTGCTGCGCGACATGGGCGCACTCAGCCTGGACTCCGAGCTGCTGGGCGAGCGCATGGCGATGCCGGTGGCGCTGGGCCCGGTGGGACTGACCGGCATGTTCGCGCGGCGTGGCGAGGTGCAGGCTGCGCGTGCGGCGGCCAGCCGCGGCATCCCGTTCACGCTGTCGACGGTGTCGGTCTGCCCGATCGAGGAAGTGGCGCCGGCCATCGGGCGGCCCATGTGGTTCCAGCTGTACGTGCTGAAGGACCGGGGCTTCATGCGTAATGCGCTGGAGCGGGCCAAGGCGGCAGGGGTGACCACGCTCGTGTTCACCGTGGACATGCCGGTGCCCGGCGCGCGCTACCGCGACGCGCATTCGGGCATGAGCGGGCCGAACGCAGCGATGCGGCGCATGCTGCAGGCGGTGACCCACCCGCGCTGGGCATGGGACGTGGGCCTGCGCGGGCGGCCGCATGACCTGGGCAACATCTCTGCGTATCGCGGCAGTCCCACCGGCCTGGCCGACTACATCGGCTGGCTGGGCAGCAATTTCGATCCGTCGATCTCGTGGAAGGACCTGGAGTGGATCCGCGAGTTCTGGAGCGGGCCGATGGTGATCAAGGGCATCCTGGACCCGGACGATGCACGCGATGCGGTGCGGTTCGGTGCCGATGGCATCGTGGTCTCCAACCACGGGGGGCGACAGCTTGACGGCGTGCTGTCCACGGCGCGTGCATTGCCGGCGATTGCTGCGGCGGTCAAGGGCGAGGTGGAGATCCTGGTGGATTCAGGCATCCGCACCGGGCTGGACGTGGTGCGGATGCTGGCGCTGGGTGCCGACGGCGTGCTGCTGGGACGCGCGTTCGTTTACGCGCTGGCCACGCACGGCGAGGCCGGCGTGGCCAACCTGCTGGACCTGATCGCGAAGGAAATGCGGGTGGCGATGACGTTGATCGGCGCGCGGACGTTGGCCGATATCAGCGAGGATTCGCTGGCGCCTTCCGTCATTCGCACTTGA
- a CDS encoding VOC family protein, which yields MSSERPFEILRIDHVVLRVQDLERARTFYCDVLGCTVARERPTLGMVHLHAGASMIDLVSVDGALGSRGGPAAGAQGRNLEHLCLRIEPFEEAALRAHLEQLGIAVDGQVRSNLGAEGDGLSLYLRDPDGNAIELKGPTSPCCG from the coding sequence ATGAGCAGCGAACGCCCCTTCGAGATCCTGCGTATCGACCACGTCGTCCTGCGAGTGCAGGATCTGGAGCGTGCGCGGACCTTCTACTGCGATGTCCTGGGCTGCACGGTAGCCCGCGAGCGCCCGACCCTCGGCATGGTCCACCTGCACGCCGGGGCGTCGATGATCGACCTGGTCAGCGTGGACGGGGCGCTGGGTAGCCGGGGAGGCCCGGCGGCAGGAGCCCAGGGCCGCAACCTCGAGCACCTGTGCCTCCGCATCGAGCCGTTCGAAGAAGCGGCGCTGCGCGCGCACCTGGAACAGCTGGGAATCGCCGTGGATGGGCAGGTGCGCAGCAACCTGGGCGCGGAGGGCGACGGCCTGTCGCTGTACCTGCGCGACCCCGATGGCAACGCCATCGAGCTGAAGGGACCGACCAGCCCCTGCTGCGGCTGA
- a CDS encoding MgtC/SapB family protein: MGMEQDLSILLRIGAAMLFGGVLGIEREMGKHAAGLRTHMLIAGAAALIVGLGDSIAEHFQQERYRDLLQVDPVRLIEAVVACVGFVAAGTILRGNRDDEVSGLTTASSLIMAAAIGIAVGIGEYVIAIGVSVLCVIVLTVFRRLAKKLEP, translated from the coding sequence ATGGGAATGGAACAAGATCTATCGATCCTGCTGCGCATCGGCGCTGCCATGCTGTTCGGCGGCGTGCTCGGCATCGAGCGCGAAATGGGCAAACACGCGGCCGGGCTGCGCACGCACATGCTGATCGCCGGCGCCGCCGCGCTGATCGTGGGCTTGGGCGACAGCATCGCCGAGCATTTCCAGCAGGAGCGCTACCGCGACCTGCTGCAGGTCGACCCCGTCCGTCTGATTGAAGCCGTGGTGGCCTGCGTGGGTTTCGTGGCCGCCGGCACCATCCTGCGCGGCAACCGCGACGACGAAGTGAGCGGGCTGACCACGGCCAGCTCGCTGATCATGGCCGCCGCCATCGGCATCGCGGTAGGCATCGGCGAATACGTGATCGCGATCGGGGTCAGCGTGCTGTGTGTGATCGTGCTGACGGTGTTCCGCCGTCTGGCCAAGAAACTGGAGCCATGA
- a CDS encoding SDR family NAD(P)-dependent oxidoreductase → MIDYQLKGKVAIVTGGVSGIGLAVAELLTDSGAAVAVWDLKDDAVQKTAEAIRSKGVKAIGIALDVTDEAAVEAAVQRTVQELGGLDIAVNNAGVGGPNAVSGDYPVDGWKRVIDVNLNSVFLCQRAQIQALRKAGKGGSIINMASILGQVGFANSAAYVAAKHGVVGLTQTAAWDHAADNIRVNAVGPGFIATPLLDKMDPAVKKALEAKHALGRLGKAEEVAALVAWLASDDASFATGTYYAIDGGYLAQ, encoded by the coding sequence ATGATCGATTATCAGCTGAAGGGCAAGGTCGCCATCGTCACCGGTGGCGTCTCCGGCATCGGCCTGGCCGTGGCCGAGCTGCTCACCGACTCCGGCGCGGCCGTCGCGGTGTGGGACCTGAAGGACGACGCGGTGCAGAAGACCGCCGAAGCGATCCGCAGCAAGGGCGTGAAGGCCATCGGCATCGCGCTGGATGTCACTGACGAAGCCGCCGTGGAAGCGGCGGTGCAGCGTACCGTGCAGGAGCTGGGCGGGTTGGACATCGCGGTGAACAACGCCGGCGTGGGTGGCCCCAACGCGGTCAGCGGAGACTATCCCGTGGACGGCTGGAAGCGCGTGATCGACGTCAACCTCAACAGTGTGTTCCTGTGCCAGCGCGCGCAGATCCAGGCGCTGCGCAAGGCCGGCAAGGGCGGCAGCATCATCAACATGGCTTCGATCCTGGGCCAGGTCGGTTTCGCCAACTCGGCCGCTTACGTGGCGGCCAAGCATGGCGTGGTCGGGCTGACCCAGACGGCCGCGTGGGACCATGCCGCCGACAATATCCGGGTCAACGCCGTCGGTCCGGGCTTCATCGCCACGCCGTTGCTGGACAAGATGGACCCGGCGGTGAAGAAGGCGCTGGAAGCGAAGCATGCGCTGGGCCGGCTGGGCAAGGCAGAAGAAGTGGCGGCGCTGGTGGCCTGGCTGGCCAGTGACGATGCCTCGTTCGCTACGGGTACGTATTACGCCATCGACGGCGGCTACCTGGCCCAGTAA
- a CDS encoding alkene reductase, translated as MTESNDATLFTPTRLGAIEVANRIAMAPLTRNRAIEGRVPTPLAIQYYQQRASAGLIIAEATQISPLGQGYLDTPGIYSQAQIDAWRKVTDAVHAEGGRIVLQLWHVGRVSHTSLLPEGEVPVAPSAIRANAKTFTANGFEDVSAPRALRLEEIPGVVQNYRQAARNALTAGFDGVEVHAANGYLIDQFLRDGSNHRTDEYGGSIENRTRLLEEVVRAVVAEIGAERTGVRLSPTTPASDAYDSNPQPLFERAVERLDAIGDLAFIHVIEGATGGPRDNIPFDYAALRAKFRGPWIANNGYDKASAEAAIASGYADMIAFGRAFIANPDLVERLRNDVPLSEFNPDTLYGGGAEGYIDYPSVSGSNVAE; from the coding sequence ATGACAGAGTCCAACGACGCAACGTTGTTCACCCCCACCCGGCTTGGCGCGATCGAGGTTGCCAACCGCATCGCGATGGCACCGCTGACCCGCAACCGCGCCATCGAAGGCCGCGTGCCGACTCCGCTGGCGATCCAGTACTACCAGCAGCGCGCCAGCGCCGGGCTGATCATTGCCGAAGCCACCCAGATCAGTCCGTTGGGCCAGGGCTATCTGGATACGCCCGGCATCTACAGCCAGGCGCAGATCGACGCGTGGCGCAAGGTGACCGACGCGGTGCATGCCGAGGGCGGCCGCATCGTGCTGCAGCTGTGGCATGTGGGCCGTGTGTCGCACACCAGCCTGCTGCCGGAAGGCGAAGTGCCGGTGGCGCCCAGCGCGATCCGCGCCAACGCCAAGACCTTCACCGCCAACGGTTTTGAAGATGTTTCCGCGCCGCGCGCCCTGCGCCTGGAGGAAATTCCCGGGGTGGTCCAGAACTACCGCCAGGCCGCACGCAATGCACTCACCGCCGGCTTCGACGGGGTCGAGGTGCATGCCGCCAACGGGTATCTGATCGACCAGTTCCTGCGCGACGGCAGCAATCATCGCACCGACGAGTACGGCGGCAGCATCGAGAACCGCACCCGTCTGCTCGAAGAAGTGGTGCGTGCGGTGGTCGCGGAAATCGGCGCGGAACGTACCGGCGTGCGCCTGTCGCCGACCACCCCGGCCAGCGACGCGTACGACTCCAATCCGCAGCCGCTGTTCGAGCGTGCAGTGGAGCGCCTGGATGCGATTGGCGACCTGGCCTTCATCCACGTCATCGAAGGCGCCACCGGCGGTCCGCGCGACAACATTCCGTTCGACTACGCCGCGCTGCGCGCGAAGTTCCGCGGGCCGTGGATCGCCAACAATGGATACGACAAGGCCAGCGCCGAAGCGGCGATTGCCAGCGGTTACGCCGACATGATCGCCTTCGGCCGGGCCTTCATCGCCAACCCGGACCTGGTGGAGCGCCTGCGCAATGACGTTCCGTTGTCGGAGTTCAATCCGGACACCCTGTATGGCGGTGGAGCCGAGGGGTATATCGATTACCCGAGCGTGTCGGGGTCCAACGTGGCCGAATGA
- a CDS encoding CocE/NonD family hydrolase: MRVRVVPVLLSLMIAASVSAQTAPMTPDIPAKGFVTPTAGFDYDKREVMVPMRDGTRLYTVIVVPKGANNAPMLLTRTPYDAANRAKRMDSPHMRDILPQGDEVFVDAGYIRVFQDIRGKHGSEGDYVMTRPLRGPLNGTKVDHATDAWDTIDWLVKHVPLSNGKVGMLGSSYEGFTVVMALTDPHPALKVAAPQSPMIDGWMGDDWLNYGAFRQVNFGYFTGQLAKRGKGPSIPSVGYDDYTTFLRAGSAGDYAKANGIDQLPWWHKLVEHPSYDAFWQEQALDKRMASTPLKVPTMWLQGLWDQEDMWGAVHSYAAMEPRDTGNTLNYLVMGPWRHSQVNYDGANLGALKFDGDTALQFRRDVLKPFFDQYLVDGAAKADTPPVLIYNTGENHWDRLQQWPRTAAQTKPLYLRAGGKLSFEAPQAGEATHDAYVSDPAKPVPFVPRPVRFADRDMWTSWLVKDQRFVDGRPDVLTFVSEPLTEPLRIGGAPQVNLQASTSGSDSDWVVKLIDVYPDQVPSTPEMGGYELAVSMAIFRGRYRESFSDPKAIASNQVLDYKFGLPTANHVFQPGHRVMVQVQSTLFPLYDRNPQTFVPNIYLAKPGDYQKATQQVWHAPQQASFISLPVY; this comes from the coding sequence ATGCGTGTTCGTGTCGTGCCTGTGCTGTTGAGCCTGATGATTGCCGCCAGCGTGTCGGCGCAGACCGCGCCGATGACGCCGGACATTCCAGCCAAGGGATTCGTGACCCCGACTGCGGGCTTCGACTACGACAAGCGCGAGGTCATGGTGCCGATGCGCGACGGCACCAGGCTGTATACGGTGATCGTGGTGCCCAAGGGTGCCAACAACGCGCCGATGCTGCTCACCCGCACCCCCTACGACGCCGCCAACCGGGCCAAGCGCATGGATTCGCCGCACATGCGCGACATCCTGCCGCAGGGCGACGAAGTGTTCGTCGACGCCGGCTACATCCGCGTGTTCCAGGACATCCGCGGCAAGCACGGCTCCGAAGGCGACTACGTGATGACCCGGCCGCTGCGCGGTCCGCTCAATGGCACCAAGGTCGACCACGCCACCGATGCGTGGGACACCATCGACTGGCTGGTCAAGCATGTGCCGTTAAGCAACGGCAAGGTCGGCATGCTCGGCTCGTCGTATGAAGGCTTCACCGTGGTGATGGCGCTGACCGACCCGCATCCCGCATTGAAGGTGGCCGCGCCGCAGAGCCCGATGATCGACGGCTGGATGGGCGACGACTGGCTCAACTACGGCGCGTTCCGGCAGGTCAACTTCGGTTACTTCACCGGCCAGCTGGCCAAGCGCGGCAAGGGCCCGTCCATTCCCAGCGTCGGCTACGACGACTACACCACCTTCCTGCGTGCCGGTTCGGCCGGCGACTATGCCAAGGCCAACGGCATCGACCAGCTGCCGTGGTGGCACAAGCTGGTGGAACACCCGTCCTACGACGCGTTCTGGCAGGAACAGGCGCTGGACAAGCGCATGGCCAGCACCCCGCTGAAGGTGCCGACCATGTGGCTGCAGGGCCTGTGGGACCAGGAAGACATGTGGGGCGCGGTGCACAGCTATGCGGCGATGGAGCCGCGCGACACCGGCAATACCCTCAACTACCTGGTGATGGGCCCGTGGCGCCACAGCCAGGTGAACTATGACGGCGCCAACCTGGGCGCACTGAAGTTCGACGGCGACACCGCGCTGCAGTTCCGCCGCGACGTGCTCAAGCCGTTCTTCGACCAGTACCTGGTCGACGGCGCGGCCAAGGCCGATACCCCGCCGGTGCTGATCTACAACACCGGCGAGAACCACTGGGACCGCCTGCAGCAGTGGCCGCGTACGGCTGCGCAGACCAAGCCGCTGTACCTGCGCGCGGGCGGCAAGCTCTCGTTCGAGGCGCCGCAGGCGGGCGAGGCGACCCATGACGCGTACGTCTCCGACCCGGCCAAGCCGGTGCCGTTCGTGCCGCGCCCGGTGCGCTTCGCCGACCGCGACATGTGGACCAGCTGGCTGGTCAAGGACCAGCGCTTCGTCGATGGTCGCCCGGACGTGCTCACCTTCGTCAGCGAGCCGCTGACCGAACCGCTGCGCATCGGCGGCGCGCCGCAGGTGAACCTGCAGGCGTCCACCAGCGGCAGCGACAGCGACTGGGTGGTGAAGCTGATCGACGTGTATCCGGACCAGGTGCCGTCGACGCCGGAAATGGGCGGCTATGAGCTGGCGGTGTCGATGGCGATCTTCCGTGGGCGCTACCGCGAGAGCTTCAGCGACCCGAAGGCGATCGCCTCGAACCAGGTGCTGGATTACAAGTTCGGCCTGCCCACTGCGAACCACGTATTCCAGCCCGGCCACCGGGTGATGGTGCAGGTGCAGTCGACGCTGTTCCCGCTGTACGACCGCAACCCGCAGACCTTCGTGCCCAACATCTACCTGGCCAAGCCGGGCGATTACCAGAAGGCGACCCAGCAGGTGTGGCATGCACCGCAGCAGGCGAGTTTCATTTCGTTGCCGGTGTATTGA
- a CDS encoding beta-glucosidase, which yields MKTITKPLALTAAIALSLSAAASAAPAAPADAFTVLRLEKAPTHLDATAVAAQLQALDVDALTIDNVTRAADTPDSALAPDPLAALADQLGYTYRFVSADPAAAEQHGSVVLSRLPVEAESGVEAPGLNYLRLNDGRNVVAMYTRAFNPIDDAIGSPDPGIKTLVEGSRLGAPAVLLGSLPLDGMPLDAGGLQADAKQQYYSAGFASATSAPVTLRIDADSAPLSGQLLTLAYTAPAGGDTPWMDTTLNADARAKALVAKMTVDEKFQMLHSYFGLGKDGGPLPEGAVGSAGFVPGVPRLGIPAQQSADAGVGVTNPGGIRKGDIATAMPSGPSTASSWNPQIAYTGGATMGREAWQQRFNILLAGSVNLQRDPRNGRNFEYAGEDPVLAGRLVGESIRGVQSQHVISTMKHFALNDMETSRNFHSAEIGEQAMRESDLLAFEIAMDAGKPGSVMCSYNRINGTYGCEHDYLMNQVLKQEWKFPGFVMSDWGGVHSGSKAALAGLDQQSAGEVFDKAVYFDQPLRLAVAGGTVPQARLDDMVARILRTMFAHGNFDLPPQHVPIDVAAGFAAAQRTVEEGSVLLRNAGDLLPLGKDVQRIVIIGGHADKGVIGGGGSSHVGFTARGTNAVPGVLPTTWPGPVIFHPSSPLEALRAERPDATITYVDGRDVAAAARAAAAADVAIVFATQWSAESVDLPHMQLPDNQDALIAGVAKANPKTVVVLETNGPVELPWLQQVPAVMQAWYPGIRGGEAIAALLTGKVNPSGRLPVTWPVDASQLPRPHVNGLGFNPKNKPDDTIDYDIEGANVGYKWFAAKGLVPQFPFGHGLSYTQFQYDNLTYTAMGQRLVATVDIRNTGKVAGADVAQLYLKLPEGSTTPIRLIGFQKVMLEPGESRRIRIEAEPKAMASFDTVDKQWKIAEGRYELQLSRSASQPLQRVPVVLSGGVVR from the coding sequence ATGAAAACGATTACAAAGCCCCTGGCCCTGACGGCCGCCATCGCCTTGTCGCTCTCCGCTGCCGCTTCGGCCGCCCCCGCTGCCCCCGCCGATGCCTTCACCGTGCTGCGCCTGGAAAAGGCGCCGACGCACCTGGACGCCACTGCCGTGGCCGCGCAGCTGCAGGCGCTGGACGTGGATGCGCTGACCATCGACAACGTCACCCGCGCCGCCGACACCCCCGACAGCGCACTGGCGCCGGACCCGCTGGCCGCGCTGGCCGACCAGCTCGGCTACACCTATCGTTTCGTCAGCGCCGATCCGGCCGCCGCCGAACAGCACGGCAGCGTGGTGCTGTCGCGCCTGCCGGTGGAGGCCGAATCGGGCGTGGAAGCGCCGGGCCTGAACTACCTGCGGCTCAATGACGGCCGCAATGTAGTAGCGATGTACACGCGGGCCTTCAATCCGATCGACGATGCCATCGGTTCGCCGGACCCGGGCATCAAGACGCTGGTGGAAGGCTCGCGCCTGGGCGCCCCGGCCGTGCTGCTGGGCAGCCTGCCGCTGGACGGGATGCCGCTGGATGCCGGCGGCCTGCAGGCCGACGCGAAGCAGCAGTACTACAGCGCCGGCTTCGCCTCTGCCACGAGCGCGCCGGTCACGCTGCGGATCGATGCCGACTCCGCTCCGCTGTCCGGCCAGCTGCTGACCCTGGCCTATACCGCACCGGCCGGCGGCGACACGCCGTGGATGGACACCACGCTGAACGCCGATGCCCGCGCCAAGGCGCTGGTGGCTAAGATGACCGTGGACGAGAAGTTCCAGATGCTGCACAGCTACTTCGGGCTGGGCAAGGACGGTGGGCCGCTGCCGGAAGGCGCAGTGGGCTCGGCCGGTTTCGTGCCCGGCGTGCCGCGCCTGGGCATTCCGGCGCAGCAGTCGGCCGACGCCGGCGTGGGCGTGACCAACCCGGGCGGCATCCGCAAGGGTGACATTGCAACGGCGATGCCGTCGGGGCCGTCCACCGCCTCGAGCTGGAACCCGCAGATCGCCTACACCGGTGGCGCCACCATGGGCCGTGAGGCCTGGCAGCAGCGCTTCAACATCCTGCTGGCCGGCAGCGTCAATCTGCAGCGCGACCCGCGCAACGGCCGCAACTTCGAATACGCCGGCGAAGACCCGGTGCTGGCCGGGCGCCTGGTGGGCGAGTCGATCCGTGGCGTGCAGAGCCAGCACGTGATTTCGACGATGAAGCACTTCGCGCTCAACGACATGGAAACCTCGCGCAACTTCCACAGCGCCGAGATCGGCGAGCAGGCGATGCGCGAGTCGGACCTGCTGGCGTTCGAGATCGCAATGGACGCCGGCAAGCCCGGTTCGGTGATGTGTTCGTACAACCGCATCAACGGCACCTACGGCTGCGAGCACGATTACCTGATGAACCAGGTGCTCAAGCAGGAATGGAAGTTCCCCGGTTTCGTGATGTCCGACTGGGGCGGCGTGCACAGCGGCTCCAAGGCGGCGCTGGCCGGGCTGGACCAGCAGTCGGCCGGCGAAGTGTTCGACAAGGCGGTGTATTTCGACCAGCCGCTGCGCCTGGCCGTGGCCGGTGGCACGGTGCCGCAGGCGCGCCTGGACGACATGGTCGCGCGGATCCTGCGCACGATGTTCGCGCACGGCAATTTCGACCTGCCGCCGCAGCACGTGCCGATCGACGTCGCGGCTGGTTTCGCCGCCGCGCAGCGCACGGTGGAAGAGGGCAGCGTGCTGCTGCGCAATGCCGGCGACCTGCTGCCGCTGGGCAAGGACGTGCAGCGCATCGTGATCATCGGCGGGCACGCGGACAAGGGCGTGATCGGTGGCGGCGGTTCGTCGCACGTGGGGTTCACTGCCCGCGGCACCAATGCAGTGCCGGGCGTGCTGCCGACCACCTGGCCGGGCCCGGTGATCTTCCATCCGTCCTCGCCGCTGGAGGCGCTGCGCGCCGAGCGCCCGGACGCGACCATCACCTACGTGGACGGCCGTGACGTGGCAGCGGCGGCGCGCGCTGCTGCGGCGGCGGACGTGGCCATCGTGTTCGCCACGCAGTGGTCGGCCGAGTCGGTGGACCTGCCGCACATGCAGCTGCCGGACAACCAGGACGCGCTGATCGCGGGCGTGGCCAAGGCCAACCCGAAGACGGTGGTGGTGCTGGAAACCAACGGCCCGGTCGAGCTGCCGTGGCTGCAGCAGGTGCCGGCGGTGATGCAGGCGTGGTACCCGGGCATCCGCGGTGGCGAGGCGATTGCCGCGCTGCTGACCGGCAAGGTCAATCCGTCCGGCCGCCTGCCGGTGACCTGGCCGGTGGACGCCTCGCAGCTGCCGCGCCCGCATGTGAACGGGCTGGGCTTCAACCCGAAGAACAAGCCGGACGACACCATCGATTACGACATCGAAGGCGCCAACGTGGGCTACAAGTGGTTCGCGGCCAAGGGCCTGGTGCCGCAGTTCCCGTTCGGCCACGGCCTGTCGTACACGCAGTTCCAGTACGACAACCTGACCTACACGGCGATGGGGCAGCGGCTGGTGGCCACGGTCGACATCCGCAACACCGGCAAGGTGGCCGGTGCGGACGTGGCCCAGCTGTACCTGAAGCTGCCGGAAGGCAGCACCACGCCGATCCGCCTGATCGGCTTCCAGAAGGTCATGCTGGAGCCGGGCGAGTCGCGCCGGATCCGGATCGAGGCCGAACCGAAGGCGATGGCCAGCTTCGATACGGTCGACAAGCAGTGGAAGATTGCCGAAGGGCGGTATGAGCTGCAGCTTTCGCGCTCGGCTAGCCAGCCGCTGCAGCGCGTGCCGGTGGTGTTGAGTGGGGGTGTGGTGCGTTAA
- a CDS encoding type II toxin-antitoxin system MqsR family toxin — MSLPPSHPPRCGAPSGSFVRSDGVIEKRTPDYPLAHVQQLVRKHGTGVFGFNAIAGVAAMQLQPHQAIAAILALRPVHFFKSMTAENDATHTLWQDVYHGPTENGLAYIKFMLWLPPAAPRSAVPPSPKLVISFKKL; from the coding sequence ATGTCCCTTCCGCCTTCCCATCCACCCCGTTGTGGCGCGCCATCTGGATCGTTCGTTCGCAGCGACGGCGTGATCGAAAAACGAACTCCGGACTACCCACTGGCGCACGTGCAGCAGTTGGTGAGAAAGCATGGAACCGGCGTCTTTGGATTCAACGCAATTGCCGGGGTGGCTGCCATGCAGTTGCAGCCACATCAGGCAATTGCCGCGATTCTCGCGCTTCGGCCTGTGCACTTTTTCAAATCGATGACGGCCGAGAACGACGCAACCCACACCCTTTGGCAGGACGTCTACCACGGCCCCACGGAAAACGGACTCGCGTACATCAAATTCATGCTGTGGTTGCCTCCTGCTGCGCCCCGGTCCGCTGTGCCGCCTTCGCCCAAGCTCGTCATCTCATTCAAGAAACTATGA
- a CDS encoding type II TA system antitoxin MqsA family protein, which produces MTTNPDYPTLAPGQCPACGAAGTWAAFAGALPLAVGARVIEVADLVGERCERCGEAFLDDASQARYLAAADALVLQARLEAGAELRRVRRKLQLSQHEAAEITGGGPNAFSRYETGKAQPVAAVFNLFHLLDRHPDLLGEIREATATFQPVLKVPFRGS; this is translated from the coding sequence ATGACTACCAATCCCGACTACCCCACCCTCGCCCCAGGTCAATGCCCGGCGTGCGGCGCAGCAGGTACATGGGCTGCATTTGCGGGCGCGCTTCCCCTTGCAGTGGGCGCACGGGTCATCGAGGTTGCCGACCTGGTCGGCGAGCGCTGCGAACGGTGCGGCGAAGCCTTTCTGGATGATGCAAGCCAGGCCCGGTACCTGGCAGCAGCCGATGCCCTGGTGTTGCAGGCACGGCTGGAAGCGGGTGCGGAGCTGCGCCGCGTTCGCCGAAAGCTGCAGTTGAGCCAGCATGAGGCGGCGGAAATCACCGGGGGTGGCCCGAATGCGTTTTCGCGCTATGAAACGGGCAAGGCCCAGCCGGTGGCAGCGGTGTTCAACCTGTTCCACCTGCTGGATCGTCATCCCGACCTGCTCGGGGAGATCCGCGAGGCGACTGCAACCTTTCAACCCGTGCTCAAAGTCCCCTTCAGAGGTTCCTGA